A stretch of the Snodgrassella alvi genome encodes the following:
- the pgl gene encoding 6-phosphogluconolactonase, producing MYQLHLFDTPTAMNTALATAITANLQNAINLRSKASLAVSGGPTPVELFQILSQAQIAWNQVYITLVDERWVDKHHEDSNERLIHTHLLQNKAKDAHFISLKTIAENPYDGVDEIQTRLQQSLPLPIDALVLGMGDDGHTASLFPHAENLYKGIDMQSDRLVIDMKPLTAPHDRISLTLPVILNSRHLYLQLNGKKQQQVLEQALAGKNINDMPIRAVLHQQKLPLQIYLAQ from the coding sequence ATGTATCAGTTACATCTTTTTGACACCCCTACTGCAATGAATACAGCATTGGCCACAGCCATTACTGCGAACCTGCAAAATGCAATTAATCTGCGCAGTAAAGCCTCACTGGCAGTATCCGGAGGCCCGACACCTGTTGAACTCTTTCAGATTCTCAGTCAGGCACAGATAGCGTGGAATCAAGTTTACATAACCCTTGTTGATGAACGTTGGGTAGACAAACATCACGAAGACAGTAATGAGCGTCTAATTCATACCCATTTATTACAAAATAAAGCAAAAGACGCGCATTTCATTAGCCTCAAAACTATTGCTGAAAATCCCTATGATGGCGTGGATGAAATTCAGACACGTCTTCAGCAATCACTACCCTTACCTATTGATGCATTGGTTTTGGGAATGGGCGATGACGGTCATACTGCATCATTGTTTCCGCACGCAGAAAATCTGTATAAAGGAATAGACATGCAATCTGACAGACTGGTAATCGATATGAAACCTCTTACCGCCCCTCATGATCGTATTTCACTGACCTTACCGGTTATCCTAAACAGCCGCCATTTATATCTGCAATTAAACGGGAAAAAACAGCAGCAGGTATTAGAACAAGCACTTGCCGGCAAAAATATTAACGATATGCCCATACGTGCAGTTCTACACCAGCAGAAGCTACCTTTACAAATATATCTGGCTCAATAA
- a CDS encoding triacylglycerol lipase, translated as MINITKPCKVVKTKYPIVLVHGLFGFDRIMGYPYFFNIAESLRKLGCEVYTAAVSATNTTETRGEQLLTEVKQILAKTCAKKVNLIGHSQGAPTSRYVAALHPELVASVTSVNGVNFGSEIADLMLDILAGKIVGETADLIVESFMKFISLFSTKPLLPQDFEGSLKSLSTAGTNEFNKKYPQGLPKTWGGQGKELETNGVYYYSWSGIIKSNVVNEGVNTLDPSHAILVALSALFTKERNQNDGLVGRYCTHLGKVIRSDYQMDHLDAINQIAGAHPTTPDPVSIYLDHAARLKSKGL; from the coding sequence ATGATAAATATAACTAAACCTTGTAAAGTCGTTAAAACAAAATATCCCATTGTACTTGTACATGGTTTGTTTGGCTTCGATCGGATTATGGGTTATCCCTATTTCTTTAATATTGCTGAATCTTTAAGAAAACTGGGTTGTGAAGTTTATACTGCTGCTGTTTCTGCAACCAATACTACCGAAACCCGTGGTGAACAGTTGCTGACAGAAGTGAAGCAGATACTGGCAAAAACCTGTGCTAAAAAGGTTAATCTGATTGGACATAGCCAGGGTGCGCCTACCAGCCGTTATGTGGCTGCTCTTCATCCGGAGCTGGTGGCATCTGTAACTTCTGTAAATGGTGTGAATTTTGGTTCCGAAATTGCAGATTTGATGCTGGATATTCTTGCTGGGAAGATTGTAGGTGAAACTGCTGATCTGATTGTTGAATCATTCATGAAATTTATCAGTTTATTCAGTACCAAACCTTTGCTGCCACAGGATTTTGAAGGTTCACTGAAAAGTTTGTCTACTGCAGGTACAAATGAGTTCAATAAAAAGTATCCACAAGGTCTTCCAAAAACTTGGGGTGGACAGGGTAAAGAACTGGAAACCAATGGTGTTTACTATTACTCTTGGAGTGGTATTATCAAATCAAATGTGGTCAATGAAGGTGTAAATACTCTGGATCCATCACATGCTATTTTGGTTGCCTTAAGTGCTTTATTTACTAAAGAACGCAACCAGAATGATGGTTTGGTTGGCCGTTATTGTACTCATTTGGGTAAAGTTATCCGTTCTGACTATCAGATGGATCACTTAGATGCAATCAATCAAATTGCAGGTGCTCATCCGACTACACCAGATCCAGTCAGCATTTATTTGGATCATGCTGCACGTTTGAAATCTAAAGGTCTGTAA
- a CDS encoding NTF2 fold immunity protein, with amino-acid sequence MKNNIEEAVSILKNFILAMNKWEGYCEPLTELIENGEDEEPLQNKMRSELNDIFNQYCTDKKRKYGRQVSLDCGYPPEYSPDEEILKIEELSKNKLLILTKQHTEFKNQFRYTLVYKNKEWRIDKKEVFDKFDNKWEKYAL; translated from the coding sequence ATGAAAAATAATATAGAGGAAGCAGTATCAATATTAAAAAATTTTATTTTAGCTATGAACAAATGGGAAGGTTATTGTGAACCTCTTACTGAGTTAATAGAAAACGGTGAAGATGAAGAACCTTTACAAAATAAAATGAGATCTGAATTAAATGATATATTTAATCAATATTGTACTGATAAAAAAAGAAAATACGGTAGACAGGTTTCATTAGATTGTGGATATCCTCCAGAATACTCACCTGATGAAGAAATTTTAAAAATTGAAGAATTAAGTAAAAATAAATTACTTATACTTACAAAACAGCATACGGAGTTTAAAAATCAATTTCGTTATACATTAGTTTATAAAAATAAAGAATGGCGAATTGATAAAAAAGAAGTATTTGATAAATTTGATAATAAATGGGAAAAATATGCTCTTTAA
- the metF gene encoding methylenetetrahydrofolate reductase [NAD(P)H], with amino-acid sequence MSFTPLSFEFFPPRTEEGRRKLSITRKQLSQYQPEYFSCTYGAGGTTRAGTLQTITDIMNDGVAAAPHLACIGASREEMTSLLQTYKDMGIRHIVALRGDVPSGVGFGHQGLRYANELVGLIRQEFGDWFHIEIAAYPEFHPQSRSAEDDINHFVKKCQAGADSAITQYFFNADSYFWFVDEVQSRGVNIPIIPGIMPIASFSKLARFSETCGAEIPRWLRLKLQSYADDTASIKALGLDVVTEMCDHLLQQGAPSLHFYTLNQAGLVSTICQRLGY; translated from the coding sequence ATGAGTTTTACACCGCTGAGTTTTGAATTTTTTCCGCCGCGTACCGAAGAGGGGCGGCGGAAACTGAGTATTACCCGCAAACAACTCAGCCAATATCAACCTGAATATTTTTCATGCACTTATGGAGCTGGTGGCACCACTCGTGCCGGTACACTTCAGACCATTACCGATATCATGAACGATGGCGTGGCTGCAGCTCCGCATCTTGCCTGTATCGGAGCCAGTCGCGAAGAAATGACCAGTCTGCTTCAGACCTATAAAGATATGGGTATCCGCCATATTGTGGCTTTGCGTGGCGATGTTCCATCCGGAGTCGGATTTGGACATCAGGGGCTACGATATGCAAATGAATTGGTAGGACTTATCCGGCAAGAATTTGGCGACTGGTTTCACATAGAAATAGCAGCCTATCCAGAATTTCATCCACAATCGCGCAGTGCCGAAGACGATATCAATCATTTCGTAAAAAAATGTCAAGCTGGTGCCGATTCGGCCATCACCCAATATTTCTTTAATGCAGACAGTTATTTTTGGTTCGTAGATGAAGTTCAAAGCCGTGGGGTCAATATTCCAATTATTCCCGGCATCATGCCGATTGCCAGCTTCTCAAAACTAGCCCGTTTTTCTGAAACCTGTGGTGCCGAAATTCCTCGCTGGCTACGGTTAAAACTGCAATCCTACGCCGACGATACCGCATCAATTAAAGCCCTTGGTTTGGATGTGGTTACCGAAATGTGCGACCATTTACTACAGCAGGGTGCACCTAGTTTACATTTCTATACTTTAAATCAGGCTGGTTTAGTCTCAACAATCTGTCAGCGTTTAGGATATTAA
- a CDS encoding FxsA family protein, protein MRYLSWAILILAALEVISIILVSNLIGAGWTLLIIILSIACGIFMLRNIGVSGLFLAIATIRTGSNVSLYQLLWPLRYVLAAIMLISPGFVSDIIAILLLLPISGKPLNSTNNNPFTGQSQPERGDIIEGEFTVETGNVKHPHNNQQLPHE, encoded by the coding sequence ATGCGATATTTGAGCTGGGCTATACTGATACTGGCAGCATTGGAAGTAATTTCCATTATTCTGGTCAGCAATCTGATTGGTGCAGGCTGGACTTTGCTGATTATCATTCTATCGATAGCATGCGGCATTTTTATGCTGCGCAATATCGGTGTATCTGGACTATTTCTTGCCATAGCAACCATCCGTACCGGCAGCAATGTTTCACTTTACCAGTTACTATGGCCGCTGCGTTATGTGCTCGCTGCCATCATGCTTATCAGCCCAGGCTTCGTATCAGACATTATCGCTATATTATTGCTCTTACCCATCAGTGGTAAGCCATTAAACAGCACAAACAACAATCCTTTTACCGGCCAGTCTCAACCAGAGCGTGGTGACATTATTGAAGGAGAATTCACCGTTGAAACAGGCAATGTAAAGCACCCACACAACAATCAGCAACTGCCCCATGAATAA
- a CDS encoding amino acid ABC transporter ATP-binding protein — MIEFKNVHKWFKDLHVINGVNLNVSQGEVVVVCGPSGSGKSTLIRTVNQLEKIQQGEIWVDGINVADPKADLNRVRTEVGFVFQHFNLYPHLTVLENIILSPMKVKKQSRAQAEAKAQELLAKVGLAHKCEAYPQQLSGGQQQRVAIARGLAMEPRVMLFDEPTSALDPEMIGEVLKVMKDLALSGMTMMVVTHEMGFAREVADRVVFIDHGEIVEEAAPEEFFLHPQHERAQQFLNQLLTH; from the coding sequence ATGATTGAATTTAAAAACGTCCATAAGTGGTTTAAGGACTTACATGTTATTAATGGTGTGAATCTTAATGTCAGCCAGGGTGAAGTAGTGGTGGTTTGCGGTCCGTCTGGAAGCGGAAAATCCACCTTGATCCGTACTGTGAATCAGTTAGAAAAAATCCAGCAAGGTGAAATCTGGGTTGATGGAATTAACGTGGCTGACCCTAAGGCTGATTTAAACCGAGTACGTACAGAAGTTGGATTCGTATTCCAACATTTCAATCTATATCCACATCTGACGGTACTAGAAAATATTATTTTGTCACCGATGAAGGTGAAAAAACAAAGCCGTGCTCAGGCTGAAGCGAAAGCTCAAGAGTTATTGGCTAAGGTGGGTCTGGCACATAAGTGTGAAGCTTATCCGCAGCAGTTATCCGGCGGACAGCAGCAGCGCGTAGCGATTGCACGCGGTCTGGCTATGGAGCCAAGGGTGATGTTATTTGATGAACCTACCTCTGCTCTTGATCCAGAAATGATTGGTGAAGTACTTAAAGTAATGAAAGATTTGGCACTTAGTGGTATGACCATGATGGTAGTCACCCATGAGATGGGTTTTGCCCGTGAAGTGGCCGACAGAGTGGTATTTATTGATCATGGTGAAATTGTTGAGGAGGCTGCTCCTGAAGAGTTTTTCCTACATCCGCAGCATGAGCGTGCGCAACAATTTTTGAATCAGTTGTTAACGCATTAG
- a CDS encoding peptidoglycan DD-metalloendopeptidase family protein has translation MKQIEIGSVMIRRFGLYLIYCLAIALSGCKSSGSVNAPVMSASAQNGYYRVQRGDTLYRIGLRFNQNVNTLVRWNNLANANAIEVGQLIRVRKPVGGSRKNSVKKQSSGNVVRQPAPVAVSNAAPDISLQWPVRGRVISMFNGQTQKGIDIAGNRGTPVKAAAAGTVQYAGDELRGYGRLILIKHSNTTMTAYAYNDSLNVRNGQRVQAGQTIATMGDSGTSGVKLHFEIRVNSQAVNPMRYLPE, from the coding sequence ATGAAGCAGATAGAAATAGGGTCTGTAATGATTAGAAGGTTTGGTTTATATCTGATTTATTGTCTAGCGATAGCGCTGAGTGGTTGCAAAAGTAGTGGTTCGGTAAATGCCCCAGTGATGAGTGCCAGCGCTCAAAATGGTTATTATCGTGTACAGCGTGGCGATACCTTATACAGAATTGGGTTACGCTTTAATCAGAATGTTAATACGCTGGTGCGTTGGAATAATTTGGCAAATGCAAATGCAATTGAGGTAGGGCAGCTGATACGTGTGCGTAAACCGGTAGGGGGTTCGCGTAAGAACTCAGTAAAAAAACAGTCGTCAGGAAATGTGGTGCGTCAGCCAGCACCAGTTGCTGTTAGTAATGCCGCTCCTGATATCAGCCTGCAATGGCCGGTGCGCGGGAGGGTGATTAGTATGTTTAACGGTCAGACGCAAAAGGGGATTGATATTGCTGGTAACCGTGGAACACCGGTTAAGGCTGCGGCTGCAGGTACTGTACAGTATGCTGGTGATGAGCTGCGTGGGTATGGCAGGCTGATACTGATTAAACACAGCAATACTACCATGACGGCTTATGCATATAATGACTCTCTGAATGTCCGTAATGGACAAAGAGTGCAGGCAGGTCAGACCATTGCCACGATGGGTGACAGTGGAACGAGCGGTGTAAAACTGCATTTTGAAATACGGGTAAACAGTCAGGCTGTGAATCCTATGCGATATTTACCGGAATAA
- a CDS encoding autotransporter outer membrane beta-barrel domain-containing protein encodes MKSIHPPSKLKALMLGVLSSLSVYSMAAVTICPAIDGCEFNPSENNSNKIVIAAGQYRNGIPTVEEFKKLFNEDDVPGDTYLRNLTVLNIGYIPESTTLGQQVEFSPNTEIIIDSSFLNNAEYGPFRQDIEYTGVRFNSEKGTTKFVIPKGVHFSLQGQPKELEFGITGVSLDGGYLNSNADFSITAPNSNAYDIGWGTADISNSVINLGKNSDFSTAIYLGGEYDNKEAVTNINNLEIDGAGYGNGGIALAGIGNKNIRANVTNTKINLTNPFSEAFFFNNGGIIDVANSKVQAGIGIALQSTQDYASENIFNIKNSSLTGQNALLGVNDHRYYPADATEDDAIGDADVAALQPFTLTADNSTLAGRVYIDQDPSLAPKITFNLNNGTSWLIDGNSVLDELNIHDSSVSFSNDGKFKTLKINGDLTGNNSQFNMNTSLADGKSDKIEIHGQVHGQHRISVSDSRKRPKTPNGQVTLVESEGGDGSFSMVQPYVDAGKYRYFFHQNGNNWILSNDNGAASSGGSHYGPQYEISDFANSLISMRQAANQYIYQMQEPLNTRFMRRKDQSVANNLWLDSNYANNHFDSVGTNDGLATSGFKQKSYSLQLGYDHLLPLGNENNQIYLGGLVGQGHSSVDFYGNYKNGNLKALTAGIYAGWNHTSGWFADAAYRYSHLKASASKMDNTTWHSNSLSADLGKDFSLADKWVVTPKAGMTFGRLSGDAYNSSTTFYRSQLGAAVRTSVALNKITLHPYAGAYWLHDKNSLGHAFVDDSNMRIAGAGNSGLYEAGLGMDFNASNHADLKLDYANGQHTEQKFGINLNYRYSW; translated from the coding sequence ATGAAATCTATTCATCCGCCATCGAAACTTAAAGCTTTAATGCTGGGAGTGCTAAGTTCTTTATCAGTTTATAGTATGGCTGCAGTAACGATATGCCCTGCTATAGATGGCTGCGAGTTTAATCCTTCTGAAAATAATAGTAATAAAATAGTTATTGCTGCGGGTCAATACCGGAATGGCATACCTACTGTAGAGGAATTTAAAAAATTATTTAATGAAGATGATGTTCCTGGGGATACATATCTTCGAAATTTGACTGTGCTTAATATTGGCTATATACCAGAATCAACTACTTTAGGACAGCAGGTGGAATTTTCGCCAAACACTGAAATTATCATTGATTCATCGTTTTTGAATAATGCTGAATATGGACCATTTAGACAGGATATTGAATATACAGGGGTTCGTTTCAATTCAGAAAAAGGTACTACAAAATTTGTGATACCGAAGGGCGTTCATTTTAGTTTGCAGGGTCAGCCAAAAGAATTAGAGTTTGGTATTACTGGCGTGAGTCTAGATGGCGGTTATTTAAATTCAAATGCGGATTTTTCTATTACTGCGCCAAATTCTAATGCTTATGATATTGGATGGGGTACAGCAGACATTTCTAATTCTGTAATTAATCTTGGCAAAAATAGTGATTTTTCCACAGCAATTTATTTAGGTGGTGAATATGATAATAAAGAAGCGGTAACTAATATAAATAATTTAGAAATAGATGGGGCTGGTTATGGAAATGGTGGTATTGCATTGGCAGGAATTGGTAATAAGAATATTAGAGCCAATGTTACTAATACGAAAATAAATCTTACCAATCCCTTCAGCGAAGCTTTCTTTTTCAATAATGGGGGAATCATTGATGTTGCAAATAGTAAAGTACAGGCTGGAATAGGTATAGCCTTACAATCTACTCAGGATTACGCTTCTGAAAATATATTCAATATAAAAAATAGTAGCCTGACTGGCCAAAATGCACTACTTGGTGTCAATGACCACCGATATTATCCCGCAGATGCGACGGAGGATGATGCTATAGGTGATGCTGATGTGGCTGCGCTTCAGCCCTTTACCTTAACTGCAGATAATTCAACGTTAGCAGGACGAGTTTATATCGATCAAGATCCATCTCTGGCACCTAAGATTACATTTAATCTAAATAATGGTACATCATGGCTGATTGACGGTAATAGTGTACTGGATGAACTGAATATTCATGATTCGTCTGTTTCTTTCAGCAACGATGGGAAATTCAAAACACTAAAGATTAATGGCGATTTAACTGGTAATAATAGCCAGTTTAATATGAATACCAGTCTGGCTGATGGCAAATCAGATAAAATAGAAATTCACGGTCAGGTACATGGCCAGCATAGAATCAGTGTGTCTGATAGTCGCAAACGCCCCAAAACACCGAATGGACAAGTGACGCTGGTGGAGTCTGAGGGTGGTGATGGTTCCTTTTCTATGGTGCAGCCCTATGTTGATGCGGGTAAGTATCGTTATTTCTTCCATCAGAATGGCAATAATTGGATTCTGAGTAATGATAATGGTGCTGCTTCATCTGGTGGTAGCCATTATGGACCGCAGTATGAAATCAGTGATTTTGCTAATTCATTGATCAGTATGCGCCAGGCAGCGAACCAGTATATTTATCAGATGCAAGAACCGTTAAATACACGTTTTATGCGCCGTAAAGATCAGTCTGTTGCTAATAATCTGTGGCTGGACAGTAATTATGCCAATAACCATTTCGATAGTGTGGGTACTAATGATGGATTGGCTACTTCAGGCTTTAAACAAAAATCTTATAGTCTGCAATTAGGTTATGATCATCTGCTGCCGCTGGGAAATGAAAACAATCAGATATATCTAGGGGGTTTGGTAGGACAAGGCCATTCCAGTGTGGATTTTTATGGCAACTATAAAAATGGTAACCTGAAAGCGCTGACAGCAGGAATTTATGCTGGCTGGAACCATACCAGCGGCTGGTTTGCTGATGCTGCCTATCGTTACAGCCATTTGAAAGCCAGTGCCAGCAAGATGGATAACACAACATGGCATAGTAATAGTTTAAGTGCAGATCTTGGTAAAGATTTTTCCTTGGCAGATAAGTGGGTAGTTACGCCTAAAGCTGGTATGACATTCGGACGTTTGTCTGGAGATGCATACAACAGTAGTACCACTTTTTACCGTAGCCAGCTTGGGGCGGCAGTTAGAACTTCAGTAGCTCTGAATAAAATAACGCTCCATCCATATGCAGGTGCTTACTGGTTGCATGATAAGAACAGTTTGGGACATGCTTTTGTAGATGACAGTAATATGCGTATTGCCGGCGCAGGTAATAGTGGTTTGTATGAAGCTGGTCTGGGTATGGACTTTAATGCGAGTAATCATGCAGATTTAAAACTGGATTACGCCAATGGTCAGCATACAGAGCAGAAATTTGGTATCAATCTGAATTATCGTTATTCGTGGTAA
- the rsmA gene encoding 16S rRNA (adenine(1518)-N(6)/adenine(1519)-N(6))-dimethyltransferase RsmA, whose protein sequence is MKEHRARKRFGQNFLQDKSIIQDIVRAVRPQPADTVVEIGPGLAAITEPLAIAVDKLHVIEIDRDIVARLRTLPFASKLEIHEGDVLQFDFASVPGRKKIVGNLPYNISTPLLFRFGEYVDEIVDMHFMLQKEVVERMVAEAGSNDYGRLSVMLQYFFEMENLLDVPPQAFNPAPKVDSAVVRMIPQRGRIGIAQDFQHFSALVKQAFQQRRKTIHNNLKEWVDDARLIDVGIDPGWRPERIKPELYVALSNILLDNGACI, encoded by the coding sequence ATGAAAGAACATCGTGCCCGTAAGCGGTTCGGACAGAATTTTCTGCAAGATAAAAGTATTATTCAGGATATTGTGCGTGCAGTACGGCCTCAGCCGGCAGATACAGTTGTTGAGATCGGTCCCGGACTGGCCGCTATTACAGAACCATTGGCTATAGCGGTGGATAAACTGCATGTAATTGAGATTGACCGAGATATTGTAGCGCGTTTACGTACATTGCCTTTTGCTTCGAAGCTGGAAATCCATGAGGGTGATGTACTGCAGTTTGATTTTGCGAGTGTGCCTGGGCGAAAAAAAATAGTAGGCAATTTACCTTATAATATTTCAACACCGTTGTTATTTCGCTTTGGTGAGTATGTTGATGAGATTGTAGACATGCATTTTATGCTGCAAAAGGAAGTAGTCGAGCGCATGGTGGCGGAGGCCGGTAGTAATGATTACGGGCGTTTAAGTGTGATGTTGCAGTATTTTTTTGAAATGGAAAATTTACTGGATGTGCCCCCTCAGGCATTTAACCCTGCTCCAAAAGTTGATTCAGCGGTAGTGAGAATGATTCCACAGCGCGGACGTATCGGAATTGCGCAGGATTTTCAGCATTTTTCGGCTTTGGTCAAACAGGCTTTCCAGCAACGACGTAAGACCATTCATAATAATCTGAAGGAGTGGGTGGATGATGCCAGATTAATAGATGTAGGCATTGATCCAGGTTGGCGACCAGAGCGGATTAAACCCGAGCTTTATGTGGCTTTGAGTAATATTTTGTTGGACAATGGCGCGTGTATTTGA
- a CDS encoding RHS repeat domain-containing protein has protein sequence MLLDEAGHIVWACSYQLWGKPIQEIEHSQIQQNLRYQGQYLDRETGLHYNTFRYYDPDIGRFTQPDPIGLLGGFNLYQYASNGLMWVDPWGLKCGSTRKSYEQAKNKALAWLEKKGFKAEKVNIGKFGSTKGRPVGMMTADGKTGFRVEYDGRNGAHINVFSGKDKGEHFLFNATESTVTKLQNLFNHPSKPRRNL, from the coding sequence ATGCTTCTAGATGAAGCTGGTCATATTGTATGGGCGTGCAGCTATCAGCTGTGGGGCAAACCGATACAGGAAATCGAACACAGCCAGATACAACAGAACTTAAGGTATCAGGGACAGTATTTAGACAGAGAAACGGGCTTACATTACAATACTTTCAGGTACTATGACCCGGATATAGGCAGATTCACGCAGCCGGACCCGATTGGGTTGCTGGGTGGGTTTAATTTGTATCAGTATGCGTCTAATGGATTGATGTGGGTTGATCCTTGGGGGTTGAAATGTGGATCAACTAGAAAATCATACGAACAAGCAAAAAATAAAGCTTTAGCATGGTTAGAAAAAAAAGGTTTTAAAGCGGAAAAAGTTAATATAGGAAAATTTGGCTCAACAAAAGGAAGGCCTGTAGGAATGATGACTGCAGATGGAAAGACGGGATTTAGAGTAGAGTACGATGGAAGAAATGGAGCTCATATAAATGTGTTTAGCGGAAAAGATAAAGGTGAGCATTTCTTATTTAATGCTACTGAATCCACAGTAACCAAACTTCAAAATCTATTTAATCATCCCTCTAAACCACGGAGAAATTTATGA
- the lysS gene encoding lysine--tRNA ligase has translation MSEQQNAPAAAAHEEQLDENQIMAHRREKLAAIRAEGIAFPNDFKRDAFAGDLHQQFEQFDKDELANKAIPVKVAGRIMLKRHMGKASFATIQDMTGRIQLYINNQGVGEELHDAFKHWDLGDIVGAEGELMKTNHGELTVRVSGLRLLTKSLRPLPDKFHGLADQEQKYRQRYVDLITNEQTRDTFVKRSRIIQAVRNVMVSERYLEVETPMMHPIPGGATAKPFVTHHNALDMDLFLRVAPELYLKRLVVGGLERVFEINRNFRNEGMSTRHNPEFTMMEFYEAYGDYQRMMDMTEKVIRAAAIEATGSAVVSYNGKNVDLSQPFARMTIVEAIKHFNPQYLDAQLADAEWLKTEIKKLGGALPVSQAVGSLQLALFEECAEAQLWQPTFIVDYPVEVSPLARASDTKPGLTERFELFVVGRELANGYSELNDPEDQAARFREQVAQLDAGDDEAMHFDADYIRAMEYGLPPTGGCGIGMDRLIMLLTDAQTIRDVILFPQMRLA, from the coding sequence ATGAGCGAACAGCAGAATGCGCCGGCGGCGGCCGCGCATGAAGAACAACTGGATGAAAACCAGATTATGGCCCATCGCCGTGAGAAGCTGGCGGCAATTCGTGCTGAGGGGATTGCTTTTCCGAATGATTTCAAACGTGATGCTTTTGCTGGTGATTTACACCAGCAATTTGAGCAGTTTGATAAGGATGAGCTGGCGAACAAAGCTATTCCGGTAAAGGTAGCTGGGCGAATTATGCTGAAACGTCATATGGGTAAGGCTAGTTTTGCCACAATTCAGGATATGACTGGGCGTATTCAGCTGTATATTAATAATCAGGGTGTTGGTGAAGAACTGCACGATGCGTTTAAGCACTGGGATTTGGGTGATATTGTCGGTGCTGAAGGTGAGCTGATGAAAACCAATCATGGCGAACTGACTGTTCGAGTTTCTGGCCTACGCTTACTGACTAAATCATTGCGCCCATTGCCTGATAAATTCCATGGACTGGCTGATCAAGAGCAGAAATATCGGCAGCGTTATGTGGATCTGATTACGAATGAACAGACGCGGGATACGTTTGTTAAACGCAGCCGGATTATTCAGGCTGTGCGGAATGTAATGGTAAGTGAGCGTTATTTGGAAGTGGAAACGCCGATGATGCATCCGATTCCGGGTGGAGCTACGGCGAAGCCGTTTGTAACGCACCACAATGCCCTAGATATGGATCTGTTTTTGCGGGTAGCTCCTGAGTTGTATTTGAAACGGCTGGTTGTAGGTGGTCTGGAGAGGGTGTTTGAAATCAACCGCAATTTCCGCAATGAAGGTATGAGTACGCGCCATAATCCTGAATTTACCATGATGGAATTTTATGAAGCATATGGTGATTATCAGCGCATGATGGATATGACGGAAAAGGTCATTCGTGCTGCTGCTATTGAGGCTACTGGTAGCGCTGTTGTAAGTTATAACGGAAAGAATGTGGATTTAAGCCAGCCGTTTGCACGAATGACTATTGTTGAAGCAATTAAACATTTCAATCCGCAATATCTAGATGCGCAACTGGCTGATGCTGAATGGCTAAAAACTGAAATCAAAAAGCTGGGTGGAGCCTTACCGGTTTCTCAGGCTGTAGGCAGTTTACAGCTGGCCTTGTTTGAGGAGTGTGCTGAAGCGCAGCTATGGCAGCCGACATTTATTGTAGATTATCCGGTAGAAGTGTCACCGCTGGCACGCGCGTCTGATACCAAACCAGGTTTGACCGAACGTTTTGAGCTGTTTGTGGTTGGACGTGAATTGGCAAATGGATATTCAGAATTAAATGACCCAGAAGATCAGGCAGCACGTTTCCGTGAGCAGGTAGCACAGTTGGATGCTGGAGACGATGAGGCCATGCATTTTGATGCAGATTATATTCGTGCGATGGAATATGGTTTGCCTCCTACGGGTGGTTGTGGCATTGGCATGGATCGTTTGATTATGCTTTTGACTGATGCGCAGACAATCAGGGATGTAATCCTGTTTCCGCAAATGCGCTTGGCGTAA